The DNA sequence CGGGCCTTCAAGTTCTGGCACACAACAGTATCCTCCACACTTCTCCACTCTAAACTTGGAGGCTTTGGGTCAATAGGCAGACGGAGGTGCTACAATTGGGAGTTCTTCTACAGAATTTCAGATTGGGCAATCATTTTAGAATAAAGATGAAGCTGTTCTGAGTGTGAAGGACTATAGCATCCGTCGAGGTGTTGAGTACAGAGTCTTGGAATCGGATCATCTGAAGTATCATGGAAAATGCAAGGAGTTCGGTAAGGGTTGCAGTTGGTTGATTCGCATATCGCTTCGTGCATGAAAGGGCACTTGGgaggttaggaggtacaacggtCCGCACACTTGCTTGGCcacctctatttccagtgatcaccATCAGCTTGATTATCACGTTATCTGTGCAAGGATTTTTTCGTTGGTTAGGGCGGATACTGCGGTTATGGTAAAGGTCTTGCAACAAGCAACGGAAGCTGATTACGGGTTCAGGCCTAGTTACAGGAAGGTTTTGATGGCAAAACAGAAGGAAGTAGCACAAATATATGGAGATTGGGAAGATTCGTATGCCGAGTTGCCACGTTGGATGCTAAGGGTACAGTCGACCATGGTTAGGACAGTCACTGTGTTGAAGACCTCTCCTGTTCGACTTGGGGATCAGGTCGATGAGTCAACAGTGTACTTTCATCGTCTTTTCTGGACATTTCCACCCTGCATCGAGGCCTTCCGGCATTGCAAGCCCTTCGTGAGTATTGACGGTACCCACttgtatggcaagtatggaggCACGTTACTGTTGGCGATAACACAGGATGGGAACTCGAACATCCTCCCGATAGCCTTCGCCCTTGTGGAGGGAGAAAATGCGGAGTCATGGTCATTCTTCTTGTCCAACCTACGAGCGCATGTCACGCCACAGGAGGGTATCCTTGTTATCTCTGACAGGCATAATGGCATCAAGGCTGCACTTGAGGCCCCCGAGAATGGTTGCTGCCTCCACGTGCTTTTCGAGCGTATTGTATTCGTCATGTGGCAGCAAATTTTAGCCTTAATTTCAAAGGTAAAGATGCAAGGAGGATGGTGGTGAATGCTGCCTATGCAAAAACTGAGGCAGAGTTTTATTACTGGTTTGACATCATGCGGACTGAGAATCCGGCCATGTGTGACTGGGCCAACCGGATGGAGTATGACAAGTGGACCCAACACGAGGATAGCGGTAGACGGTTTGGGCACATGACAACCAACATTAGTGAATGTGTGAATTCTGTGTTAAAGGGAACTCGTAACCTCCCGGTCACTTCGTTAGTTAAGTCAACTTACGGGAGGCTTGCTGAGCTATTCGTGGTCTACGGACAGACGGCAGAGGCACAACTTGGATCTGGGCATGAATTTTGTCAGGCGTTGGTGAAGGCTATTGATCAGAACATAAGAGACTCCAGGTGCTTCACCGTCACGTTATACGACAGGCACCAATCGGAGTACACGGTGACTGAGATGACACCGACCAAAAATTTCTCGCTAGGTAGCTATCGAGTTTCCCTTAAGGATCACACATGCGATTGTGGCCACTTTCAGGCGCTCCATTATCCATGTTGTCACGCCATTGTATGTTGCGCCCACTCGCGTCTGAATTGGGCGTCATATGTTCACGAGGTGTATCGTATGACTGAGGTGTTCAACGTGTACAAGCATGGGCTTGTTCCGCCTATCCCAGAAGGCCTATGCCCCCCATATGCTGGACCAACAGTCATTCCTGATCCTAACATGAGTCGTGCAAGGGAAAGACGTCCGAAGGCAACCAGGATCCGCGGTAGCATAGATCAGTCTGTTGAGAACCACCCGAAGCACTGTGGTCTCTGCCGTCAACTTGGTTATACGCGGGGGAACTGTGACCAGCGAAGA is a window from the Arachis hypogaea cultivar Tifrunner chromosome 17, arahy.Tifrunner.gnm2.J5K5, whole genome shotgun sequence genome containing:
- the LOC114925637 gene encoding uncharacterized protein; this translates as MRTENPAMCDWANRMEYDKWTQHEDSGRRFGHMTTNISECVNSVLKGTRNLPVTSLVKSTYGRLAELFVVYGQTAEAQLGSGHEFCQALVKAIDQNIRDSRCFTVTLYDRHQSEYTVTEMTPTKNFSLGSYRVSLKDHTCDCGHFQALHYPCCHAIVCCAHSRLNWASYVHEVYRMTEVFNVYKHGLVPPIPEGLCPPYAGPTVIPDPNMSRARERRPKATRIRGSIDQSVENHPKHCGLCRQLGYTRGNCDQRRYTAAGDGYML